CCGCATAAAGATGAATTAAATCGTGCTTTTTGCTGTTTTTTCGAACATTTCCGAACAGGTTTCCCCCGTCCGGCGAATATTATAAGCTTCAGTTTTTTCGTATGTCTTAAAAAGGAGTCCAGTCAGAATATGATTTCATCATCGCCAGACGCTGCTCGCAGTGGCCTCTACTACTTTTCCCAGGGCTGGAAACTGGTCACGCTGCCAGGCATTCGCCGGTTTGTGATCCTGCCGTTGCTGGTGAACATTGTCCTGATGGGCGGCGCTTTCTGGTGGTTGTTTACCCGCCTCGATAGCTGGATCCCTTCATTAATGAGCCATGTTCCGGACTGGCTGCAATGGCTCAGCTATTTATTATGGCCGATTATCGTTATCTCGGTTCTGCTGGTGTTTGGCTATTTCTTTTCGACTATCGCTAACTGGATTGCCGCACCTTTTAATGGCCTGCTGGCAGAACAGCTGGAAGCGCGCCTGACCGGAGCCGTTCCGCCGGATGTCGGTGTATTCGGGCTGATGAAAGATGTGCCGCGCATTATGAAGCGCGAATGGCAAAAACTGGCCTGGTACCTGCCCCGCGCCGCCATCTTACTTATCCTCTATTTTATTCCCGGGATCGGGCAGACCGTCGCGCCGGTGTTATGGTTCCTTTTTAGCGCCTGGATGTTGGCTATTCAGTATTGCGACTATCCATTTGACAACCACAAAGTGCCTTTTAAGGCCATGCGTGTGTCCTTACGTTCACAAAAGGTCATGAATATGCAATTCGGCGCGCTCACCAGTCTGTTTACGCTGGTTCCGGTGCTGAATCTGGTTGTGATGCCCGTAGCCGTATGCGGCGCGACGGCAATGTGGGTCGATTGTTACCGTGAAAAGCATGCAACATGGCGTTGAGGAATTATTCCTTTTCTTATTCCATACTGAAAATCATTATTTCACCTCAGCATATAGATATGCGATTTCCTTACTTCCGCATCAACGGTAAGTGGGTATGCTGGGCTGGTTTCTCAATTTCATACAGTTAAGGACGGGCTATGAGTAAGATTTTTGAAGACAACTCGTTGACTATTGGTCATACGCCGCTGGTTCGACTGAACCGCATCGGTAACGGACGTATTCTGGCGAAGGTCGAGTCCCGCAACCCAAGCTTCAGCGTAAAATGCCGTATCGGTGCCAATATGATTTGGGATGCCGAAAAACGCGGTGTGCTGAAGCCGGGTGTGGAACTGGTTGAGCCGACCAGTGGTAACACCGGTATCGCACTGGCTTACGTAGCGGCAGCGCGCGGCTACAAGCTGACGCTGACCATGCCGGAAACCATGAGTATCGAACGCCGTAAGCTACTGAAAGCGCTGGGCGCGAACCTGGTGCTGACCGAAGGTGCGAAAGGCATGAAAGGCGCTATCCAAAAAGCTGAAGAGATTGTTGCCAGCGATCCGGAAAAATATCTGCTGCTTCAGCAGTTCAGCAACCCGGCAAACCCGGAAATCCACGAAAAAACAACAGGTCCGGAGATCTGGGAAGATACAGACGGCCAGGTTGATGTGTTTATCTCCGGCGTGGGTACGGGCGGTACGCTGACGGGTGTCACGCGCTTTATCAAAAATACCAAAGGCAAAACCGATCTGATTACCGTTGCGGTTGAACCAACCGATTCTCCGGTGATTTCGCAGGCGCTGGCCGGTGAAGAACTGAAACCAGGTCCGCATAAAATTCAGGGTATTGGTGCAGGTTTTATCCCGGCCAACCTGGATTTAAAACTGATCGACAAAGTGGTTAAAATCACCAACGAAGAAGCCATCAGCACCGCGCGTCGCCTGATGGAAGAAGAAGGTATTCTGGCCGGTATCTCTTCCGGTGCAGCCGTAGCGGCCGCATTGAAACTTCAGGAAGACGAATCCTTTACCAATAAGAATATTGTGGTTATTCTGCCTTCTTCCGGCGAGCGTTATTTGAGCACCGCTTTGTTTGCCGATCTGTTCACTGAAAAAGAACTGCAACAGTGATGCCAGATTGTTAAATTAGCGCAAAAAAGCACCTATTGAGGTGCTTTTTTGTGGCGTACGTCAAATTTTTGTCCCGCCTGGCA
The nucleotide sequence above comes from Kosakonia sp. H02. Encoded proteins:
- the cysK gene encoding cysteine synthase A, with amino-acid sequence MSKIFEDNSLTIGHTPLVRLNRIGNGRILAKVESRNPSFSVKCRIGANMIWDAEKRGVLKPGVELVEPTSGNTGIALAYVAAARGYKLTLTMPETMSIERRKLLKALGANLVLTEGAKGMKGAIQKAEEIVASDPEKYLLLQQFSNPANPEIHEKTTGPEIWEDTDGQVDVFISGVGTGGTLTGVTRFIKNTKGKTDLITVAVEPTDSPVISQALAGEELKPGPHKIQGIGAGFIPANLDLKLIDKVVKITNEEAISTARRLMEEEGILAGISSGAAVAAALKLQEDESFTNKNIVVILPSSGERYLSTALFADLFTEKELQQ
- the cysZ gene encoding sulfate transporter CysZ; the encoded protein is MISSSPDAARSGLYYFSQGWKLVTLPGIRRFVILPLLVNIVLMGGAFWWLFTRLDSWIPSLMSHVPDWLQWLSYLLWPIIVISVLLVFGYFFSTIANWIAAPFNGLLAEQLEARLTGAVPPDVGVFGLMKDVPRIMKREWQKLAWYLPRAAILLILYFIPGIGQTVAPVLWFLFSAWMLAIQYCDYPFDNHKVPFKAMRVSLRSQKVMNMQFGALTSLFTLVPVLNLVVMPVAVCGATAMWVDCYREKHATWR